Proteins from a genomic interval of Bombus affinis isolate iyBomAffi1 chromosome 18, iyBomAffi1.2, whole genome shotgun sequence:
- the LOC126926427 gene encoding uncharacterized protein LOC126926427, whose translation MPSSKTRIAIIGGGVAGLVVARHTAAKLDTYSLTLFEQTDQVGGTWIYTDETDVDKHGLPVHSSMYKNLRTNLPREIMQIPDFPMTHDEGPSFVHHSVIREYLSDYVKHFNLYPHIKLNTLVKHVEPETLRNGQTIWMITYEDLENKIETTKTFDAVVLCNGHYTVGHIPHIPGIESFPGESIHSHQYRVPEVYSRKRVCILGASWSGIDIAIEVSQYAEKVYLSHNLPEPVDSRMSKNVEQRPGIQSIQGNIFIFHDGSTAEVDNFIYCTGYKFTYPFMSTKVEMRTDNNHVEPIYKHLIHMDYPNLFVMGLPGIVIPFPMFHLQAQYILSILENRIKLPSTEQMREEYQMEKKALLDLGIPLRHITKLKERQWAYYDEIAAAANIASFPPVIRKIYDHSNQMRELDFTTYKNYQYRIIDDENFVVCYCKPC comes from the exons ATGCCGAGTAGCAAAACCAGAATCGCTATAATTGGTGGTGGAGTAGCTGGACTGGTGGTAGCTCGTCATACAGCCGCCAAATTGGACACTTACAGTCTTACGTTATTCGAGCAAACCGATCAAGTTGGTGGTACATGGATTTACACTGATGAAACCGACGTCGACAAGCATGGACTACCGGTTCATAGTAGTATGTATAAGAATCTAAG AACAAATCTTCCTCGGGAAATAATGCAAATACCTGATTTTCCAATGACGCATGACGAAGGGCCATCATTTGTTCATCATAGCGTAATTCGAGAATACCTTTCGGATTATGTAaaacattttaatttatatccACATATAAAG ttAAATACACTGGTAAAGCACGTGGAACCAGAAACTTTGAGAAACGGTCAAACAATCTGGATGATCACGTACGAGGATTTGGAAAACAAAATAGAAACAACTAAAACGTTCGACGCCGTGGTCTTATGTAATGGTCACTATACTGTAGGCCATATTCCACACATTCCAGGTATTGAAAGTTTCCCCGGCGAATCTATACATAGCCATCAGTACAGGGTACCGGAAGTGTACTCTAGGAAAAGAGTTTGCATCCTTGGTGCCTCTTGGTCTGGTATTGATATCGCCATAGAAGTCTCGCAATACGCCGAAAAG GTATATTTGAGCCACAATCTACCGGAACCAGTTGATTCGAGAATGTCGAAAAACGTAGAACAGAGGCCTGGAATTCAATCGATTCAAGGAAACATATTCATCTTCCACGATGGTTCCACGGCTGAAGTAGACAACTTCATATATTGCACCG gttataaATTTACGTATCCCTTTATGTCGACTAAAGTTGAGATGCGTACGGACAACAACCACGTCGAGCCGATTTACAAACACCTAATACATATGGATTATCCGAATTTATTCGTAATGGGACTGCCTGGAATAGTAATTCCATTTCCTATGTTTCACCTGCAAGCTCAGTATATTTTAAGCATTCTCGAAAATCGCATTAAGTTACCTTCTACTGAACAAATGCGTGAAGAATATCAGATGGAAAAGAAAGCTCTTCTCGACCTTGGAATTCCG CTGAGACATATCACCAAACTGAAGGAACGACAATGGGCGTATTACGACGAAATAGCTGCGGCTGCGAATATTGCGAGTTTCCCACCGGTAATCCGAAAAATTTACGACCACTCGAACCAGATGCGTGAATTGGATTTCACCACTTACAAGAACTACCAATATCGCATAATTGACGATGAAAATTTTGTAGTGTGTTATTGTAAACCTTGTTAA